The Marinilongibacter aquaticus genome has a window encoding:
- a CDS encoding VF530 family protein, producing MEIKIGTQKNNPLHGVRLDYILEVLVAHFGWSGLGKIVRVNCFNNNPTMKSSLKFLRQTPWAREKVEELYLELAEREGLLG from the coding sequence ATGGAAATCAAAATAGGTACGCAAAAGAACAATCCCTTGCACGGTGTGCGTCTCGATTACATCTTGGAGGTGTTGGTGGCTCATTTTGGTTGGTCGGGTTTGGGCAAGATTGTTCGCGTCAATTGCTTCAACAACAATCCGACCATGAAATCGAGCTTGAAATTTCTACGACAAACCCCTTGGGCCAGAGAAAAAGTGGAAGAATTGTATCTTGAATTGGCCGAAAGAGAAGGCTTATTGGGCTAG